The genomic DNA GCGGGTCGGGCAGGGGGTGCTCGGGGCCGCGGACCCAGTGCACGGACTGGTTCTCACCGGGGAGTTGGGCCGGGGGGACGAGGACGTAGGAGCCTCGGCAGTGCCAGCGCAGTCCGGGGTGTTCGTCCATCGTCTCGGGGTGGCAGTCCAGTTCGCACGGCCACCACTCGTCCTCGTCCTCGGGGGTGCCGCGGGTGAGGGTGAAGAAGAGCAGCCGTCCGTCGTCGCTCGCGGCGACCGGTCCGACCTCGATGCCGGCGGCGAGCAGCCGCTCCAGCGCCTCCTGGCCCGCTTCGAGGGGGACGTCCAGGACGTCGTTGACCATGCCCGTCGCGGTGATGAAGTTGGCCTGCGGCTGGTGGCGGGCCCAGCGCTCGATCTGGGCGCGGTCGGTCGTGGACTGCGTCTGCCAGGCGAAGGACACCGGGTGCCGGGCCGGTGTGGGGCAGCCCACACGGTCGCACGAACATCGGTAGCCCGGGGCGGGGTGCGCGGCGGGCGCGAGCGGCAGTCCCGCCTCGGCGGCGGCCAGCAGCAGGGCCTCACGCCCGCTGCCGTCGGGGGCCTCCTGCGGGCGGCGTCCGCGCAGCCACGAGGAGAGTCTGCCCTGCCGACCGGTCCGGCCACCGAACGTCGCGCTCATCTATCTCCTCGCCTTGCCACTTGCCCTGTCGTTGTGCGGAGAACTTCCCCTATGGTCCCACCATCCTGCGCCCCGAGAGGCCGGACCCCACATCCGGGGTGGGTGGGACGAGACACACGTGTGACGCTTTCGCCGAAAGTGTCACGCTTTATCCGGCCAGGGGTCTCCCCAGCTCACGTCCCGTGCCGCCTTGTACAGGTCGCCGTGGCGT from Streptomyces sp. NBC_01478 includes the following:
- a CDS encoding bifunctional DNA primase/polymerase; this translates as MSATFGGRTGRQGRLSSWLRGRRPQEAPDGSGREALLLAAAEAGLPLAPAAHPAPGYRCSCDRVGCPTPARHPVSFAWQTQSTTDRAQIERWARHQPQANFITATGMVNDVLDVPLEAGQEALERLLAAGIEVGPVAASDDGRLLFFTLTRGTPEDEDEWWPCELDCHPETMDEHPGLRWHCRGSYVLVPPAQLPGENQSVHWVRGPEHPLPDPLTLLETLTDACARYAGQEPDHADAAWPLGR